A single window of Micrococcaceae bacterium Sec5.1 DNA harbors:
- a CDS encoding O-antigen ligase family protein codes for MVTLRRRSLEAGLLLAFLVLLTARSVILPGWASQLAPLLAVGLMVVGALPHVNRLVLPPIGLGVALLVAIYVTSSVTTSGNTDYFFRSVSVGFLWLVSAIVGANLYPKEKSLFLTAILLICLLELVFSFAETILGISGVRTVISADQAGQYIVRPNTILGEWTNRAQGSIGYPIPLAHLFSIGIAVALFSRLRIRSIWRIASSLGFLVGILLTGTRSGIAAAVAVVALGLIASLRASFTVFKLLVLVVAALGAVLMAALFSSEEKFSSDGSFTHRVGVVSSVGEILKLPPLQIFFGSGFNSHEKLFTEGYFGTQGTFAVDNAFVTILIYTGIFGLLIFLALIAGSIGRGEPVIVAVVGAFLAFGLSYDFINWHLMGFMLFIFLGLSVGRMSPAFSRFEENRITFPSIGTS; via the coding sequence GTGGTCACCCTCAGACGACGATCACTGGAAGCTGGCCTTCTGCTTGCCTTCTTGGTTCTCTTGACCGCAAGATCAGTGATTCTTCCGGGTTGGGCATCACAACTGGCGCCATTGTTAGCCGTGGGACTAATGGTGGTTGGTGCATTGCCTCATGTTAATAGACTAGTCCTACCGCCGATTGGACTCGGCGTTGCGCTCCTCGTTGCGATCTACGTGACGTCAAGCGTTACTACTTCGGGGAACACAGACTACTTCTTCCGATCAGTTTCTGTTGGTTTTCTTTGGCTGGTTTCCGCCATAGTGGGCGCCAACCTTTATCCCAAGGAAAAGTCTCTATTTCTCACGGCAATATTACTGATTTGTCTCCTCGAATTAGTCTTTTCTTTTGCTGAAACGATATTGGGAATATCAGGTGTTCGAACCGTTATTTCTGCTGATCAAGCCGGGCAGTACATTGTACGCCCGAACACGATACTAGGCGAGTGGACAAATAGAGCTCAAGGATCGATTGGCTATCCAATTCCATTGGCTCACCTATTTTCCATTGGGATAGCAGTGGCGCTTTTTTCTCGACTTCGTATCAGGAGCATTTGGCGGATAGCTTCTTCACTCGGATTCCTCGTTGGTATCTTGCTCACCGGTACTCGTTCGGGGATTGCCGCCGCGGTGGCTGTCGTGGCTTTGGGTTTGATTGCTTCCCTTAGGGCAAGCTTTACCGTGTTCAAGCTTTTGGTTCTTGTTGTAGCAGCCCTCGGTGCTGTTTTAATGGCCGCCCTCTTTAGTTCTGAAGAGAAGTTCTCATCAGATGGTTCTTTTACCCATCGGGTGGGTGTCGTCAGTTCAGTCGGTGAGATACTCAAGCTTCCTCCACTCCAAATCTTCTTTGGATCAGGATTTAATTCTCATGAAAAGCTATTTACTGAAGGTTATTTTGGTACTCAGGGGACTTTCGCAGTTGACAACGCGTTCGTGACAATTCTCATTTATACGGGAATATTTGGCTTGCTGATATTTTTGGCCCTCATAGCTGGTTCGATCGGTCGTGGAGAACCCGTAATTGTGGCTGTTGTAGGCGCATTCCTAGCCTTCGGTCTGTCCTACGATTTTATCAATTGGCATCTTATGGGGTTCATGTTGTTCATATTTCTTGGTCTCTCAGTTGGCCGCATGAGTCCCGCATTCTCTCGTTTTGAGGAAAATAGGATAACTTTTCCATCGATTGGAACATCGTGA
- a CDS encoding glycosyltransferase, with the protein MKLKVLFLSHSADSGVFKVGSHHLARELSKMSLSVAHVSTPHSIVHKVLRRRPMKHSGSGFFDEFGTLHAIPNVFLPVQFSRSGRQIGKLIDRIGFGDADYVLVDQPLMSGYLTDCDIPGKIVYRPTDTYSNRVAALRQNDVLRVCRGVVATSAAVLNDLSIPDRIPSMVLTNGVELERFTEGASEQRRGFVYVGAVDYRFDWDSVLAIAKAFPGENLSLIGPVSVNAHSLPSNVSLVGSVPYEEIPKYMSRARVGLIPLNQSDVNQGRSPMKYYEYLAAGLTVVATSTESLRERRSPQTLLFDTPREAVASSEVALEMPSPNAEGMTAAAAQDWGGKAASLLQFLRSL; encoded by the coding sequence ATGAAGCTCAAGGTTCTCTTTCTAAGCCACAGCGCGGATTCGGGCGTATTCAAAGTTGGAAGCCACCATCTGGCACGCGAGCTTTCTAAAATGTCTCTCTCAGTAGCGCATGTCTCAACTCCACACTCGATTGTTCATAAGGTACTCAGACGCCGACCGATGAAGCATTCTGGCTCTGGATTTTTTGACGAATTCGGCACCCTTCATGCCATCCCGAACGTTTTTCTTCCAGTTCAATTTTCCAGATCCGGAAGACAGATTGGTAAGCTAATAGACCGTATTGGCTTTGGCGATGCCGACTACGTCTTAGTAGATCAGCCGTTGATGTCAGGCTATCTAACTGATTGTGATATTCCTGGGAAGATTGTGTATCGGCCGACGGACACTTATTCGAACCGGGTTGCCGCTTTGAGGCAGAATGACGTTCTTCGGGTTTGTAGGGGTGTTGTGGCCACATCCGCGGCAGTACTCAACGACCTATCGATACCTGATCGTATTCCCAGCATGGTTTTGACTAACGGGGTTGAACTCGAGCGATTTACCGAGGGAGCATCTGAGCAACGACGAGGATTCGTATATGTCGGGGCAGTGGACTACAGGTTTGATTGGGACAGTGTCCTAGCGATAGCGAAAGCATTCCCTGGTGAGAACTTATCGCTGATCGGTCCAGTGTCTGTCAATGCACACTCTCTTCCTAGCAATGTGAGCCTTGTTGGAAGCGTCCCTTACGAAGAAATCCCCAAGTACATGAGTCGGGCTCGAGTCGGTCTTATTCCCCTCAACCAGAGTGATGTCAATCAGGGGAGAAGTCCAATGAAGTACTACGAGTACCTTGCCGCTGGTCTCACCGTGGTAGCAACTTCAACGGAGTCGCTACGCGAACGGCGTTCTCCTCAGACGCTCCTTTTCGATACGCCCAGGGAGGCCGTCGCTTCCAGTGAGGTTGCCCTGGAGATGCCTTCCCCTAACGCCGAGGGAATGACGGCGGCAGCAGCGCAAGATTGGGGCGGAAAAGCAGCGAGTCTCCTACAGTTTCTCAGGTCGCTTTAG